A genomic window from Rattus norvegicus strain BN/NHsdMcwi chromosome 9, GRCr8, whole genome shotgun sequence includes:
- the C3 gene encoding complement C3 precursor → MGPTSGSQLLVLLLLLASSLLALGSPMYSIITPNVLRLESEETFILEAHDAQGDVPVTVTVQDFLKKQVLTSEKTVLTGATGHLNRVSIKIPASKEFNADKGHKYVTVVANFGATVVEKAVLVSFQSGYLFIQTDKTIYTPGSTVFYRIFTVDNNLLPVGKTVVIVIETPDGVPIKRDILSSHNQYGILPLSWNIPELVNMGQWKIRAFYEHAPKQTFSAEFEVKEYVLPSFEVLVEPTEKFYYIDDPKGLEVSITARFLYGKNVDGTAFVIFGVQDEDKKISLAQSLTRVLIEDGSGEAVLSRKVLMDGVRPSSPEALVGKSLYVSVTVILHSGSDMVEAERSGIPIVTSPYQIHFTKTPKFFKPAMPFDLMVFVTNPDGSPARRVPVVTQGSDAQALTQDDGVAKLSVNTPNNRQPLTITVRTKKEGIPDARQATRTMQAQPYSTMHNSNNYLHLSVSRVELKPGDNLNVNFHLRTDAGQEAKIRYYTYLVMNKGKLLKAGRQVREPGQDLVVLSLPITPEFIPSFRLVAYYTLIGANGQREVVADSVWVDVKDSCVGTLVVKGDPRDNRQPAPGHQTTLRIEGNQGARVGLVAVDKGVFVLNKKNKLTQSKIWDVVEKADIGCTPGSGKNYAGVFMDAGLTFKTNQGLQTDQREDPECAKPAARRRRSVQLMERRMDKAGQYTDKGLRKCCEDGMRDIPMKYSCQRRARLITQGESCLKAFMDCCNYITKLREQHRRDHVLGLARSDVDEDIIPEEDIISRSHFPESWLWTIEELKEPEKNGISTKVMNIFLKDSITTWEILAVSLSDKKGICVADPYEITVMQDFFIDLRLPYSVVRNEQVEIRAVLFNYREQEKLKVRVELLHNPAFCSMATAKKRYYQTIEIPPKSSVAVPYVIVPLKIGLQEVEVKAAVFNHFISDGVKKILKVVPEGMRVNKTVAVRTLDPEHLGQGGVQREDVPAADLSDQVPDTDSETRILLQGTPVAQMAEDAVDGERLKHLIVTPSGCGEQNMIGMTPTVIAVHYLDQTEQWEKFGLEKRQEALELIKKGYTQQLAFKQPSSAYAAFNNRPPSTWLTAYVVKVFSLAANLIAIDSQVLCGAVKWLILEKQKPDGVFQEDGPVIHQEMIGGFRNTKEADVSLTAFVLIALQEARDICEGQVNSLPGSINKAGEYLEASYLNLQRPYTVAIAGYALALMNKLEEPYLTKFLNTAKDRNRWEEPGQQLYNVEATSYALLALLLLKDFDSVPPVVRWLNEQRYYGGGYGSTQATFMVFQALAQYQTDVPDHKDLNMDVSLHLPSRSSPTVFRLLWESGSLLRSEETKQNEGFSLTAKGKGQGTLSVVTVYHAKVKGKATCKKFDLRVTIKPAPETAKKPQDAKSSMILDICTRYLGDVDATMSILDISMMTGFIPDTNDLELLSSGVDRYISKYEMDKAFSNKNTLIIYLEKISHSEEDCLSFKVHQFFNVGLIQPGSVKVYSYYNLEESCTRFYHPEKDDGMLSKLCHNEMCRCAEENCFMHQSQDQVSLNERLDKACEPGVDYVYKTKLTTIELSDDFDEYIMTIEQVIKSGSDEVQAGQERRFISHVKCRNALKLQKGKQYLMWGLSSDLWGEKPNTSYIIGKDTWVEHWPEAEECQDQKNQKQCEDLGAFTETMVVFGCPN, encoded by the exons ATGGGACCCACGTCAGGGTCCCAGCTACTAGTGCTACTGCTGCTGTTGGCCAGCTCCCTGCTAGCTCTGGGGAGCCCCAT GTACTCCATCATTACTCCCAATGTCCTGCGGCTGGAGAGTGAAGAGACTTTCATACTAGAGGCCCATGATGCTCAGGGTGATGTCCCAGTCACTGTCACTGTGCAAGACTTCCTAAAGAAGCAAGTGCTGACCAGTGAGAAGACAGTGTTGACAGGAGCCACTGGACATCTGAACAGGGTCTCCATCAAG ATTCCAGCCAGTAAGGAATTCAATGCAGATAAGGGGCACAAGTACGTGACAGTGGTGGCAAACTTCGGGGCAACAGTGGTGGAGAAAGCGGTGCTAGTAAGCTTTCAGAGTGGTTACCTCTTCATCCAGACAGACAAGACCATCTACACCCCAGGCTCCACTG TTTTCTATCGGATCTTCACTGTGGACAACAACCTATTGCCTGTGGGCAAGACAGTCGTCATCGTCATTGAG ACCCCGGACGGCGTTCCCATCAAGAGAGACATTCTATCTTCCCACAACCAATATGGCATCTTGCCTTTGTCTTGGAACATTCCAGAACTGGTCAA CATGGGGCAGTGGAAGATCCGAGCCTTCTATGAACATGCACCAAAGCAGACCTTCTCTGCAGAGTTTGAGGTGAAGGAATACG TGCTGCCCAGTTTCGAAGTCCTGGTGGAGCCTACAGAGAAATTTTATTACATCGATGACCCAAAGGGCCTGGAAGTTTCCATCACAGCCAG ATTCCTGTATGGGAAGAACGTGGACGGGACAGCTTTCGTGATCTTTGGGGTCCAGGATGAGGATAAGAAGATTTCTCTGGCCCAGTCCCTCACCCGCGTGCTG ATCGAGGATGGTTCAGGGGAGGCAGTGCTCAGCCGAAAAGTGCTGATGGACGGGGTACGGCCCTCCAGCCCAGAAGCCCTAGTGGGGAAGTCCCTGTACGTCTCTGTCACTGTTATCCTGCACTCAG GTAGCGACATGGTAGAGGCAGAGCGCAGTGGGATCCCAATTGTCACTTCCCCGTACCAGATCCACTTCACCAAGACACCCAAATTCTTCAAGCCAGCCATGCCTTTCGACCTCATG GTGTTTGTGACCAACCCTGATGGCTCTCCAGCCCGCAGAGTGCCAGTAGTCACTCAGGGATCCGACGCGCAGGCTCTCACCCAGGATGATGGTGTGGCCAAGCTGAGCGTCAACACACCCAACAACCGCCAACCCCTGACTATCACG GTCCGCACCAAGAAGGAGGGTATCCCGGACGCGCGGCAGGCCACCAGGACGATGCAGGCCCAGCCCTACAGCACTATGCACAATTCCAACAACTACCTGCACTTGTCAGTGTCTCGGGTGGAGCTCAAGCCTGGGGACAACCTCAATGTCAACTTCCACCTGCGCACGGACGCTGGCCAAGAGGCCAAGATCCGATACTACACCTATCTG GTTATGAACAAGGGGAAGTTACTGAAGGCAGGCCGTCAGGTTCGGGAGCCTGGCCAGGACCTGGTGGTCTTGTCACTGCCCATCACTCCAGAATTTATACCTTCCTTCCGCCTGGTGGCTTACTACACCCTGATTGGAGCTAATGGCCAAAGGGAGGTGGTGGCCGACTCAGTGTGGGTGGATGTGAAGGACTCCTGTGTAGGCACG CTGGTGGTGAAAGGTGACCCAAGAGATAACCGACAGCCCGCGCCTGGGCATCAAACGACACTAAGGATCGAGGGGAACCAGGGGGCCCGAGTGGGGCTAGTGGCTGTGGACAAGGGGGTGTTTGTGCTGAACAAGAAGAACAAACTCACACAGAGCAAG ATCTGGGATGTAGTAGAGAAGGCAGACATTGGCTGCACCCCAGGCAGTGGGAAGAACTATGCGGGTGTCTTCATGGATGCTGGCCTGACCTTCAAGACAAACCAAGGCCTGCAGACTGATCAGAGAGAAG ATCCTGAGTGCGCCAAGCCAGCTGCCCGCCGCCGTCGCTCAGTGCAGTTGATGGAAAGGAGGATGGACAAAG CTGGTCAGTACACCGACAAGGGTCTGCGGAAGTGTTGTGAGGATGGCATGCGTGATATCCCTATGAAGTACAGCTGCCAGCGCCGGGCTCGCCTCATCACCCAGGGCGAGAGCTGCCTGAAGGCCTTCATGGACTGCTGCAACTATATCACCAAGCTTCGTGAGCAGCACAGAAGAGACCATGTGCTGGGCCTGGCCAGGA GTGATGTGGATGAAGACATAATCCCAGAAGAAGATATTATCTCTAGAAGCCACTTCCCAGAGAGCTGGTTGTGGACCATAGAAGAGTTGAAAGAACCAGAGAAAAATGG AATCTCTACGAAGGTCATGAACATCTTTCTCAAAGATTCCATCACCACCTGGGAGATTCTGGCAGTGAGCTTGTCCGACAAGAAAG GGATCTGTGTGGCAGACCCCTATGAGATCACAGTGATGCAGGACTTCTTCATTGACCTGCGACTGCCCTACTCTGTGGTGCGCAATGAACAGGTGGAGATCAGAGCTGTGCTCTTCAATTACCGTGAACAGGAGAAACTTAAG GTAAGGGTGGAACTGTTGCATAACCCAGCCTTCTGCAGCATGGCCACTGCCAAGAAGCGGTACTACCAGACCATCGAAATCCCTCCCAAGTCCTCTGTGGCTGTGCCTTATGTCATTGTCCCCTTGAAGATCGGCCTCCAGGAGGTGGAGGTCAAGGCCGCCGTCTTCAACCACTTCATCAGTGATGGTGTCAAGAAGATACTGAAGGTCGTG CCAGAAGGAATGAGAGTCAACAAAACTGTGGCTGTCCGTACACTGGATCCAGAACACCTCGGTCAAG GGGGAGTGCAGAGGGAGGATGTACCTGCAGCAGACCTCAGTGACCAAGTGCCAGACACAGATTCTGAGACCAGAATTCTCCTGCAAG GGACCCCGGTGGCTCAGATGGCCGAGGACGCTGTGGACGGGGAGCGGCTGAAACACCTGATCGTGACCCCCTCTGGCTGTGGGGAGCAGAACATGATTGGCATGACACCCACGGTCATTGCAGTACACTATCTGGATCAGACCGAACAGTGGGAGAAATTCGGCCTAGAGAAGAGGCAAGAAGCTCTGGAGCTCATCAAGAAAG GGTACACCCAGCAGCTGGCTTTCAAACAGCCCAGCTCTGCCTATGCTGCCTTCAACAACCGGCCTCCCAGCACCTG GCTGACAGCCTATGTGGTCAAGGTCTTCTCTCTGGCTGCCAACCTCATCGCCATCGACTCTCAGGTCCTGTGTGGGGCTGTCAAATGGCTGATTCTGGAGAAACAGAAGCCAGATGGTGTCTTTCAGGAGGACGGACCAGTGATTCACCAAGAAATGATT GGTGGCTTCCGGAACACCAAGGAGGCAGATGTGTCGCTTACAGCCTTTGTCCTCATCGCACTGCAGGAAGCCAGAGATATCTGTGAGGGGCAGGTCAAC AGCCTTCCCGGGAGCATCAACAAGGCAGGGGAGTATCTTGAAGCCAGTTACCTGAACCTGCAGAGACCATACACAGTAGCCATTGCTGGGTATGCCCTGGCCCTGATGAACAAACTGGAGGAACCTTACCTCACCAAGTTTCTGAACACAGCCAAAG ATCGGAACCGCTGGGAGGAGCCTGGCCAGCAGCTCTACAATGTGGAGGCCACCTCCTACGCCCTCCTGGCCCTGCTGCTGctgaaagactttgactctgtgCCTCCTGTGGTGCGCTGGCTCAACGAGCAAAGATACTACGGAGGTGGCTATGGCTCCACGCAG GCTACCTTCATGGTATTCCAAGCCTTGGCTCAATACCAAACAGATGTCCCTGACCACAAGGACTTGAACATGGATGtgtccctccacctccccagccgCAGCTCCCCAACTGTGTTTCGCCTGCTATGGGAAAGTGGCAGTCTCCTGAGATCAGAAGAG ACCAAGCAGAATGAGGGCTTTTCTCTGACAGCCAAAGGAAAAGGCCAAGGCACACTGTCG GTGGTGACAGTGTATCACGCCAAAGTCAAAGGCAAAGCCACCTGCAAGAAGTTTGACCTCAGGGTCACCATAAAACCAGCCCCTGAGACAG CCAAGAAGCCCCAGGATGCCAAGAGTTCTATGATCCTTGACATCTGCACCAG GTACTTGGGAGACGTGGATGCTACTATGTCCATCCTGGACATCTCCATGATGACTGGCTTTATTCCAGACACAAacgacctggaactg CTGAGCTCTGGAGTAGACAGATACATTTCCAAGTATGAGATGGACAAAGCCTTCTCCAACAAGAACACCCTCATCATCTACCTAGAAAAG ATCTCACACTCCGAAGAAGACTGCCTGTCCTTCAAAGTCCACCAGTTCTTTAACGTGGGACTTATCCAGCCGGGGTCGGTCAAGGTCTACTCCTACTACAATCTAG AGGAGTCATGCACCCGGTTCTATCATCCGGAGAAGGACGATGGAATGCTGAGCAAGCTGTGCCACAATGAAATGTGCCGCTGTGCAGAGG AGAACTGCTTCATGCATCAGTCACAGGATCAGGTCAGCCTGAATGAACGACTAGACAAGGCTTGTGAGCCTGGAGTGGACTACG TGTACAAGACCAAGCTAACGACGATAGAGCTGTCGGATGATTTTGATGAGTACATCATGACCATCGAGCAGGTCATCAAGTCAG GCTCAGATGAGGTGCAGGCAGGTCAGGAACGAAGGTTCATCAGCCACGTCAAGTGCAGAAACGCCCTAAAGCTGCAGAAAGGGAAGCAGTACCTCATGTGGGGCCTCTCCTCCGACCTCTGGGGAGAAAAGCCCAA TACCAGCTACATCATTGGGAAGGACACGTGGGTGGAGCACTGGCCCGAGGCAGAGGAATGTCAGGATCAGAAGAACCAGAAACAGTGCGAAGACCTCGGGGCATTCACAGAAACAATGGTGGTTTTCGGCTGCCCCAACTGA